The genome window CACAAACCGCATGCCGTCCGCATACGCCTGACCCGGGGTCGATGTGAAGGTGATGGCGCTTGCCTGCGTTGCCATAATTGCGAGCGCAACCGTGTACCACTTCATCGACCTATCTGCTAAGAGAAAGCCCTTGATGTTTCGGCTTCCGCGTCCTTTCCAAATCCCATAGAGGACGATGAAGAGGAGGGTCACTGCAAGCACAATCCAGTCAAGTTGTCTCATTTAAACGCTTCGGAAAAGGAATAGAAAAGAAAGATCAATACGAATAAATTGAGAAGAACGACGAGATAGATTTTTTCCCATGAACCAAGGATGGGCGGCTTCTCTTTAATAATGTCGTTATCAGCATTCGAGTGTTCCATCGTTCAGCTCCATCCTGAGTTATTGTCGTTTGTTCTTTCAGCGATGTGTGGCTTTCGCTGCAGACGGACGATCACTGCGCAGCGATAGAATATTGGCAAATAATCGATATGCACCTTCCACACCTGCAGGTAATTGACGGAAAAATGCATAGGCACTGTACACATAATGTCCTTTTCCGTACTTTGCAGTCAGCAGACCGCCTGCCCGGTCCGGCTCGTTCGCATCGTGGCAGCTGAGCACCGAATCGTACTTTGCATCCCAATGATCGGCAAAATACAATCCCCGTTCCTGAATCCATCCTTTGAAATCATCTTCGGTGATTTTGTTGGGCGTTGTCAATAGAGGGTGGTTCCGGTTCACGAAAGTGATTTGAGCATCTTCTTCAGCGACCCGATTACGCGAGATATTCAATGGATACGGTCCAATATTCTCAGCCTCATTTCTTTGCGGAGTGACATATTGAACTATATATGTTCCTCCCCGTTTTACATAATCCATGAAGCGCTGCTGATGCATTCGCAGCTTTGGCCGTGTGTTGTACGCCCTCACTCCTGCAACGATAACATCGTACTGGTCAAGATTTCCTTCCGCAAGTTCAGCATCCGACAGAAGTGCAACTGAATATCCCATCTGCCGGATTGCAGAAGGCACATCGTCTCCAGCTCCCATAATGTATCCAACGGTACGGCCGTTTTTTCTTAGATTGACTCTTAAAAGTTTTCCCTCAGCGAGCGGGAATATCGTCTGCGGCGGAATGTGCTGGTACTGTGCAATTTGTACACCGAGGTCGATGGTTGTCTTTCCAACCTCGACTTCTCCGGTGAACACACCGCTTTTCGCACCTTTGAGCGGATGCACTGTAAAGGCGAAGGTCTGTTCGTCACCCTTGTTCTGAAATTGAAACTCAGACCGCTCAGGAACAACACTCCAAAATTCCGGCAGCTTCAATCGTACCATTCCTCGTGCATTCGCTATCGAGGTTTTGAGAGAAAGAGATATTCGTCGTGCAGACAGATCTGGAAAGAGAACGACCGGCTCTGGAACATTAACAACAACCGGCGGAACAATTTCGAATGGATGCAGTAACTCTCCATCTACCGGATCGATGACTCTTTGACACAGAGGGATCTTGATGTTCAATTTACCGTCAGGCGAAGAGAGTATGACGTTGACAATGATTGGTGGTACATTTTCCGGCAGGCCAACCAACAGTTGGTTTGAAATATTGTATGAACCAACATGAGGTTTCTCCATCAGCCAGTACGGTTGAGTATAATTAATTTGTTCAGGCAATC of Ignavibacteriales bacterium contains these proteins:
- a CDS encoding PIG-L family deacetylase, coding for MIRRTFLLFLILFIGQPVHTQSSNPRNAAEIKLALKKLTVLGSVLYVGAHPDDENTALLATLAQGRSYRTAYLSMTRGEGGQNLLGSEQGEMLGLIRTQELLAARRIDGAEQYFTRAIDFGFSKTSEETLRFWEKEKTLADVVWIIRTFRPDVIVTRFTPTLGGHGNHTASAILAEEAFHAAADPSRFPEQLQYVSPWQAKRILWNGFRPLQTDTIQKALPLVTIDVGTYSPLLGKSFTEIAGEGRSMHKSQGMGAVQNRGESLNYFQHIAGDTAKKDLFDGINTGWSRVKGAESLDTILQDAFLKFNDETPAQSIPLLFKAFNILDTLTQDPWVIVKKEQLTRVILACAGVWIDATTPDNSAIPGGEVKLTTTTINRSVYPFILERVVLPFGGMDTLFHTKLEMNKPVRSNFTIRLPEQINYTQPYWLMEKPHVGSYNISNQLLVGLPENVPPIIVNVILSSPDGKLNIKIPLCQRVIDPVDGELLHPFEIVPPVVVNVPEPVVLFPDLSARRISLSLKTSIANARGMVRLKLPEFWSVVPERSEFQFQNKGDEQTFAFTVHPLKGAKSGVFTGEVEVGKTTIDLGVQIAQYQHIPPQTIFPLAEGKLLRVNLRKNGRTVGYIMGAGDDVPSAIRQMGYSVALLSDAELAEGNLDQYDVIVAGVRAYNTRPKLRMHQQRFMDYVKRGGTYIVQYVTPQRNEAENIGPYPLNISRNRVAEEDAQITFVNRNHPLLTTPNKITEDDFKGWIQERGLYFADHWDAKYDSVLSCHDANEPDRAGGLLTAKYGKGHYVYSAYAFFRQLPAGVEGAYRLFANILSLRSDRPSAAKATHR